The following are from one region of the Sardina pilchardus chromosome 4, fSarPil1.1, whole genome shotgun sequence genome:
- the LOC134078131 gene encoding lysozyme g-like isoform X1, with product MSVTDALRKALDNISNENFKRFKHHAMEECKISRVKLEEADRDDTINVIIQNCTENRAGQIFIEILSKMCLNQNAEELMKELSQHSSTARHGDVMNTTTTRASAATACQDGEEISVGRYGDVMKIETTGASAATARQDGNNEIIGKPASFELAETDLERMHEYKDTIIKVGRETGMDPAVIAGIISRASRAGSEYVMVDGWNANQDTFGLMQIAKQWHKLKGDWNSEDHIRQGTGILTSSVRDIKKRYPKWTKEQQLKGGIAAYCAGPQNVPADYEKVDENTFAKDYSNDVVARAQFYREQGFHL from the exons ATGAGCGTAACAGATGCACTGAGAAAGGCATTGGATAACATCAGCAATGAGAATTTCAAGAGGTTCAAGCATCATGCAATGGAAGAATGCAAGATTAGTCGCGTCAAACTTGAGGAAGCTGACCGTGATGACACAATAAATGTCATAATACAAAATTGTACTGAAAACCGTGCTGGTCAGATTTTCATTGAAATCTTAAGCAAAATGTGTCTGAACCAAAATGCTGAAGAGTTGATGAAGGAACTCTCACAACATTCGAGTACAG CTCGGCATGGAGATGTTATGAATACTACAACCACCAGAGCATCAGCAGCAACTGCCTGTCAGGATGGAGAAGAGATCTCTG TTGGACGCTATGGAGATGTTATGAAGATCGAGACCACTGGAGCATCAGCAGCAACTGCCCGTCAGGATGGTAACAATGAGATCATTG GTAAGCCTGCATCCTTTGAGCTGGCTGAAACAGATCTAGAGAGGATGCATGAGTACAAGGACACCATCATAAAGGTTGGACGTGAGACCGGTATGGATCCAGCCGTCATCGCTGGCATCATATCTAGAGCATCTAGAGCAGGTTCAGAGTATGTAATGGTGGATGGGTGGAATGCCAATCAAGATACTTTTGGACTAATGCAG ATTGCCAAACAGTGGCACAAACTGAAGGGTGACTGGAACAGTGAGGACCATATCAGACAGGGCACAGGCATCCTCACTTCTTCAGTAAGAGACATCAAAAAAAGATACCCTAAATGGACCAAGGAACAGCAACTTAAAG GTGGGATTGCTGCTTACTGTGCTGGACCACAGAATGTCCCCGCTGACTATGAAAAGGTGGATGAAAACACTTTTGCGAAGGATTACTCAAATGATGTGGTGGCCAGAGCTCAGTTCTACAGAGAACAAGGCTTCCACCTCTAA
- the LOC134078131 gene encoding lysozyme g-like isoform X2: MSVTDALRKALDNISNENFKRFKHHAMEECKISRVKLEEADRDDTINVIIQNCTENRAGQIFIEILSKMCLNQNAEELMKELSQHSSTDVMNTTTTRASAATACQDGEEISVGRYGDVMKIETTGASAATARQDGNNEIIGKPASFELAETDLERMHEYKDTIIKVGRETGMDPAVIAGIISRASRAGSEYVMVDGWNANQDTFGLMQIAKQWHKLKGDWNSEDHIRQGTGILTSSVRDIKKRYPKWTKEQQLKGGIAAYCAGPQNVPADYEKVDENTFAKDYSNDVVARAQFYREQGFHL, encoded by the exons ATGAGCGTAACAGATGCACTGAGAAAGGCATTGGATAACATCAGCAATGAGAATTTCAAGAGGTTCAAGCATCATGCAATGGAAGAATGCAAGATTAGTCGCGTCAAACTTGAGGAAGCTGACCGTGATGACACAATAAATGTCATAATACAAAATTGTACTGAAAACCGTGCTGGTCAGATTTTCATTGAAATCTTAAGCAAAATGTGTCTGAACCAAAATGCTGAAGAGTTGATGAAGGAACTCTCACAACATTCGAGTACAG ATGTTATGAATACTACAACCACCAGAGCATCAGCAGCAACTGCCTGTCAGGATGGAGAAGAGATCTCTG TTGGACGCTATGGAGATGTTATGAAGATCGAGACCACTGGAGCATCAGCAGCAACTGCCCGTCAGGATGGTAACAATGAGATCATTG GTAAGCCTGCATCCTTTGAGCTGGCTGAAACAGATCTAGAGAGGATGCATGAGTACAAGGACACCATCATAAAGGTTGGACGTGAGACCGGTATGGATCCAGCCGTCATCGCTGGCATCATATCTAGAGCATCTAGAGCAGGTTCAGAGTATGTAATGGTGGATGGGTGGAATGCCAATCAAGATACTTTTGGACTAATGCAG ATTGCCAAACAGTGGCACAAACTGAAGGGTGACTGGAACAGTGAGGACCATATCAGACAGGGCACAGGCATCCTCACTTCTTCAGTAAGAGACATCAAAAAAAGATACCCTAAATGGACCAAGGAACAGCAACTTAAAG GTGGGATTGCTGCTTACTGTGCTGGACCACAGAATGTCCCCGCTGACTATGAAAAGGTGGATGAAAACACTTTTGCGAAGGATTACTCAAATGATGTGGTGGCCAGAGCTCAGTTCTACAGAGAACAAGGCTTCCACCTCTAA
- the LOC134077977 gene encoding lysozyme g-like — translation MLLFPVGQYGNVMKIKTTGASAATACEDGDKKISGRRASRQLAKTDLQRMNSYKDTIIKVGRDTGVDPAVIAAVISRASRGGSEYVLVNGWSANGDMFGLMQIAKQWHTLRGDWDSEEHIKQGTGILTYSIGIIQNKFPKWTKEEQLKGGLAAYNAGAQNVHDEYEKVDENTSAKDYSNDVVARAKYYRKHGFHV, via the exons ATGCTCTTGTTTCCAGTTGGACAATATGGAAATGTTATGAAGATTAAAACCACTGGGGCATCAGCAGCAACTGCCTGTGAGGATGGTGACAAAAAGATATCTG GTAGGCGTGCCTCCCGCCAGCTGGCTAAAACAGATCTCCAGAGGATGAACAGCTACAAGGACACCATCATAAAAGTGGGACGTGACACCGGTGTGGATCCAGCTGTTATTGCTGCAGTCATATCCAGAGCATCTCGGGGTGGGTCAGAGTATGTACTGGTGAATGGTTGGAGTGCCAATGGTGATATGTTTGGATTAATGCAG ATCGCCAAACAGTGGCACACTCTGCGGGGTGACTGggacagtgaggagcatatcaAACAAGGCACAGGCATCCTCACTTATTCAATAGGAATTATTCAGAACAAGTTTCCCAAATGGACCAAGGAAGAACAGCTCAAAG GTGGACTTGCAGCTTACAATGCTGGAGCACAGAATGTCCATGATGAGTATGAAAAAGTGGATGAGAACACCAGTGCGAAGGACTACTCCAATGATGTGGTGGCCAGAGCTAAATACTACAGAAAACATGGCTTCCATGTCTAA